ACGTCCCGTTTATATATGTTTGACTTTGAATTTAAATCATACAGAATGATACCAAtacaattttagaatttataactTCCATacactcttttaaaaaaatatggcttattattaaaaaattaatttttttcatattaatttcagtttattcattttttttcataatgaaTATACAAAATTTGCACATCTAGCTTAAGACTGAAAATTTcatctataaaattataataaataatttgtatagTTATAAGATgtgcaagttaaaaaaatatgtgcgAGGATTTGCACATTAAATCTAACTAGGTCACTCTAAAATTATAGAGTGgtattacatatatttacaatttacttattacaattttacttataattgactaattaaattttttataaatttttcttaaatatatttaacattttccaaAATTATATTTGAGGTACTACCGCTACATCTGCTAACATTACTCGATTAAACTCAATTAACACTTAAAATTAAGCCACTATTGCTGCTCTAAAACATCCGATCCACATTTACATGAACACTACTCCAAATGCACAATATACGTAACTACGCCCGGTAAGGTCGATCTGATCttgccacacacacatatttaaCATTGACAAATACTACGATCGATCGACATTCATGTTCGAACATTCTATACGCGCGCACATACACACGCGAAGCGGCCCATGCATTTCTTTCTATATGATACTTTTTGTATGTGTCACGTTCAGGGAAATGGCGCCCTCAGTATCATATCGGTGAGCTTTATATCAATGGCAAAACCCTTCCCATGCTGTTTCCAGTAATCAGCCTGCGGATTGATCCACTCCGGCTCCGGGAACTCCACCCTCGATGCCCTCAGAGCTTCTGTCGATATGTTGTACTTCCTATCCCTCGCATGGAGCAGCTCCGGTGAGACCTGGCCCAGGTTCACTGGTTGTGGAGACATCATCAAGGAAGGCGCACCCAGTGGGAGCTTGTCACCTTATTCACAACCCCTCCTTAAAATCAGTCAAACCGATCCATTTGATTTACAGAtttaaaaacatacatatatgcTTAGCAGGACGTAAGGGGCACGAATGCAAGTAAACGATCCTAAATTTTATGCAGTTTCTTACCTCTATCAACCTGCCACGTGCACCAGAATTTGCCGTATGTTTTGACCAGATTTTCGAGTTCAGGCTTCTCTATTATTCCTGGAACTCGGGGATTGACCCAGAGGCCAGACTTGATCTGGATCGTTCAAAGTCGATGCATAATCAAAATCAAGAATTGAAAAGAGAAAGCGAATAATCAGGACTATACTGGAGTACAGGTGCGCGGTACAACCTCATAAGCATGGGAATGCCACAGCTTTTGCTCATCCGGAGGCAAATCTTCAAATATCCTATCCGATATTATATATTCAATACCTGTAGACCAGAACAATTAAGTTGGAAGCTGAAAAGACCACGTTTCGCTTTCTTTGATCAAAGCAAAAGCAAGAAGGGTAGGCCGGGGCCGGAGACAAAAGTTTTACCGATGAGACGGCCATGAACGTGATCCGTATCGTAAACGGCGCACTGGAGGAAGTCCTGGTTGAGGCGGGTGATGTAGTGGTGGGTCTCGATCTGGCGGGTCATGTCGTGGCTGTAGGAGGCAAAGGTGCAGGCGTGCTGGCTCATCTTCTTCACCGGCTTGAGGGACTGAAGTATTTGAGCTCCCTTGTCCAACACATGCTGCTCCACCGTCATAGGCTGCCCAGGCGGTCTGGGGTCGCCGTCAGTAGCCAAAGCACTTGATGACTTCTCGCTCGAGGCCATTAATTATGAGACAACGACGTACGTACGCGATCGTATGAAGGCGATGACTCTCTAACTCTCCCCCTAGCTAGCTTGTTGCTGTTTGTTTTTCGATCGGCTTTTGGTAGAAAGGCCGGGGGAGTGTTATAGGGATCAGCAATAGATCAGGAAGAGTGGATGGAGAACGTAACGTACGTGGTGAGGTTTGAACGTCCCACGTAGACATTTTGCATGCAAAGTTTGAGGTGGCTACTGGCTAGAACCTATCCTATTCGCTTtagcttttgttttctttcgccCTTTTACCCCGGCCTTCTGTGTGCATTTtatagttaattattattttaactgtTAACGTCTATCAATTGGCAACTTgagaatattataataatatacaaATTACAATCTTCAGCTGTATCCACTCtggttttatttttggaatTTCTTTTTGTCGAAATGCATGTCGTCTCTGTTCATGGAAACAATGTATATGGTAGATGCCAATTATTCTTTACTTGGTTTAAAAATTCACACCCAGCTTGGCCTTGGGTCCAGACATGCATCCTATGGGAGTGGTCGTTGCAATCATGACCTAATGTATAATTTTAATTCTCTACATGATTCAAGAGAAATCTTTGCAATCACCTATAATTTGTCGTTCTATATATTCAGAAAGATGCATTATTTTGCATCATGTACGACTCGATTCATATATAGATAGTTCTACTTCTGCATATCATTATCATGCATGTAGGAATACGTATTTGAAATTTAgctaaagaatatatatatatgtatgtatatatatttatatatatagtactgaaTTGAAGTTAGATGTTGAATTTCTATTAATACATAAACATACTTCTGTTTAATCCATTCTGGCCCTCCAAAATGGCCATAACTTTCCGTAATTGGtgcagaattttttaaatttctttgataCTGAAAACTCGGGAAAatatttgtgacgcccccaaatccccacgcccgaacatagggaaattgagacgtccggatggtgacaacccgggtcaccatcccatcgacgggtgccgagtgtgtgcaaggcaacagatgtgtacagagaaacacgcagcggataacgaaagtcataactaagtatcagaatttttcttaacataatacaagttgtttaaaacgtacatagataaaatattacaaaacacaaatacagttttaacaaatataaaagatagcatcagcaacccggcggagccgcatcctcgggctcagcctcctcctcttcatcctctaactctgcaccaaaagttacggaaccacgaatggtaccgcaggtaagtaaaacccaaacactaccagataaaaacacataaaactcaaacaagatgcatgaaccatgcccaatgcacaaagcccctaaaacaccagttttccacacacgccaaaaatccatttggcccaaaaacacatcctttccgaaaaacacgccaaaagtcacatttggccgccaaaagtccatttggccgccaaaagtccatttggcccaatatctcgccagaagtccatctggcccacgccaaaagtcccatttggcctcataaaccattatccaattttaaccgtatgcaccatgacctcccctaggggtcatccgcacaccttggctccagtgtcacatcgtagagtaccaccacgcatgtgacacctaacgagcgatgcccagttccgcgccccgtgcgtgcgtagccaagcatcctctagccctcgccagcgaagggccacggagtcggttagtagggcgatgcccggttccgcgcccggcgcgttcgtagccaagcatcccctagccccgctcccgtcatcgctctcgacaactcaggggacatcactcagtttattccgctcccgagtgaccagaggagctccaccgagataataacccatcccggcttgggctcgtgatacacacgcacccgcaatacacttacgccaaaacacaggcttttcacataaattctcaaacacacgtgcatgcaccatgtaatgccataacaatgcataataaaataatccaacaatcataaatcaaataaacaagcaactccgtccttcatccatccgacccccgaaactcctcggactcagtccggaaacaacaaccaacaacaataaataattgaatgagcaatatatattaaaatctgaaaatagggtttggaaaatacttacagcgctatatggaaattttagaaaacaagcggcgttgcaaacggcggaaaaacagcaacgtcacagtgaaaattcactgtggccgttgtttgaaaaacccacttttgaacggggacaaactaggacacgagattgatagggtatgatctagggatggttgtgaagctattggaagtgatgaacggccgtgggtggcggcggaatcgccggaaaatggccaaaatacccaaatcggaaaacaagctcgtaggagctgctccggtggtcgttggaggccggaaatgggtgggttaggacggcaagggaccgatgatgaagtggtgaagaagtggtggccggaggtggagcgacggcggtggatcggagccaaaaccgtgcggctttgttgggctttttccggccaaatggccggccggttgggggtgagcttgggtggggtggtgcaccggagggaggggaagagaatgggaccggtggggggtcaaacggtggccggacggcggcggtctgggctgttgaagggacgccggcgtgagggagagggagaagagagagagagctccgGGGGTggggttcggacgcggggaagaaagaaaagaaaaaagaaaaagaagaaaaaaaagaaaagaaagggaaaagaagagaagggaaaaagaaaaaaggaaaaagagaaaaaggaaaaaaaaatgatgtgaaaagaaatgaggtccaatcctcactccgggaaaacgacacaaaccgccgaaaaagattaaaaccacaaaacaactaaaagaattaaaacacaacctcaaataaattaaattaaattgaaaaactaattttaaaacgcaaataaattaaaataaataactgatatattaattaaaataaaaacaattatttcaacgaaaatacatttaaaaacgggtcatcacaatattAGCAGTATATCTAGACatcctgcaggtctctgatgctcggcctttacctgacggcacgtgtggcatttctccacatataaggcaacgtccttcttcattccatcccaccagtaagttttcttcaagtctcgatacatctttgtactgccaggatgaactgaatacggggccgcatgagcttccgccatgatccgttctttgaaatctgagtcctttgggaccactctgcgatctcggaaccgaagtatcccatcactatccatgctatagtgcaacggccctcgagattttcggactcttttcctgatgttcagcagttttggatcctttctttggagagctttcaattcttcaaaatcagttacccgaatatcaagaactgaagacaaaatctctacttgctgcgaactctctataaggagccttctcatcccataaagtaacgaatccatttctgatgGTTCgacttcatcctccaaatgtgacttccggctcaaagcatcagcaactatattagccttccccgggtggtacttgatctcacactgatagtcactgattagctccagccatcgcctctgcctcatattcagatttttctgggaaaacaaatgcttcaagctcttgtgatcggtaaatacctcgcaagcttccccatacaagaagtgccgccagatcttaagggcaaagacaatcgcagccaattctagatcatgcgtcggataattcttctcatggtccttaagctgacgagatgcataggctacaacccgtccttcctgcataaggacacaacccaaaccaaacttagacgcatcactgaagactacgaatggcttatgcggttctgggagtgctaacactggtgccgttgtcaacctgttcttcaattcctggaagcttctctcacacttctctgaccaaacaaattctgtattcttccgagtcaaagctgtgagaggtccggataggcgagcaaaaccctctacaaatcttcggtagtaaccggcgagccccaagaaactcctgatctcacgtactgtagttgggcgtgaccatgacaaaatggcttctaccttactaggatcaactgccactccgccccgggaaattacatgcccaagaaatttaacttcttccaaccagaactcacacttgctgagcttggcgtatagctggtgttctctcaatctctcaagtaccagactaagatgatacacatgctcttcaacatctcgggaataaatcagtatatcatcaataaatactaccacaaaggaatccaggtaaggttgaaacaccctattcatcaaatccatgaacgctgcaggggcattagctaacccaaacggcatcaccttaaattcataatgcccatacctcaaCCTGAAAGCaattttaggcacatcctggtctttgattctcagctggtagtatcccgacctcagatcaatcttagagaacacggctgctccttgaagctggtcaaataaatcatcaatccgcgggagagggtatttatttttgatggtcaccttattcaattcctgatagtcaatgcacatacagagggttccatctttcttcttaacaaataaaactggtgcaccccaaggcgacgtactaggctgaataaatcccttctctaccagttcttgcaactgagtcttcaactctttcaattcagccggtgccatgcgataaggagctttatgcacaggagccgctccaggttccaagtctataacaaactccatctcccgaacaggaggtagtccgggcaagtcatccacaaacacatcggggaactcttccacaactggaatgtctgccaaagacttcttctcagatggcgtggacaccatctgcaccaagaatgcatccgctccccatgcaatctctcgtcttgcctgaatcgctgatataattatcggtttctcttttaatctactccccacaaattccagacaatcaccatctggaagctgaaagctaattatccgacttctgcaattaatactcgcagaatatcggtatagccaatccattccgaggataatatcaaaacccaacagcttgaacaccaccaaatcagcatccaagaatcttccctcaaaatttaacgggcatcccaaagcaaccttggaacaccacaccatctcgccatcgggtagagccattaccatagccttcggcaacggttccgtgaccaaattacacacccgagcaaacgtggaagacacaaacgatcgtgaagcaccggaatcaaacaaagtacaagcataaaactcatacaaacggactcttcctgagccaaacacacaacccatgaaatccaaaaaaaacaacgaagaaaccaaatgcaccaaaaattaaatccaacttaaaaattaaattaatccatacctgtgattactccagcatcatgggtcgctggtgcctcatcatccacctctccgggtgtgacagcataaatccgggcttgcactgcttgtctcgggttggttcttccaccgtgtctacctccacggcttccttgaactctgatggggcaatcccgagcaatatgtcccacttggccgcaccgataacactggggtccgctactcgtccgacactcgccctcatgagctctattacaagctccacaaacaggcatacgtcctcccatgcgaacacttgaggatgcttgaggtcgagttccggtccgctgaacaaacttctgaggcgaacccgagctgcttccttcaccagaaaaactccgcctcttttgccctggaggggagcccatactcagattatttttccgctctataagggtggccacatccactaactccttaaaagtggatatccgatggctgaccaccatacggcgtatgtcatgatgcagcccctcctggaaacgatctgctcgcatctcctcagtggcgacaaggtgaggagcaaaccgctcaagttctatgaacctccgggcgtacagctccactgtcgcgcccccttggaccagattggagaactctcttgccttttgcttccttaccgatgcgggaaagaagcggtcattgaactccttcttgaaacgctgctaggtcaccgcagcgaaagatcccagttcagattccaacagcaccctcttggtatcccaccaatcagaagcggtaccttgcaagagatagctggcgtaaagtacttgctgtgcctcagtgcacccacacacctcaaaagtcttctccagatctttgatccattttccagcctgaagtggatcctcatttccagtgaagtgtggagtcctatgcgccaagaagcgctcataggtgcatccggcttgcaccatgctactggaccctcctggaaacatccaaggccctccctgatatggccagggacctcctggttgtggccaataccctccttgttgcggacaaggctctcttgacggtggataaggccctcctgatggtggacaaggccctcctgatggtggccaaggacccccttgtggtggccaaggtccttgtggtggccaaggccctgcctgttgagacctcgcactctgttgcataaactccgtcatctgccgaattgcttcggctatggagtcatccctggaggtattgtcctgtggttcctgagtatttttccttggtctccctggtctccccatactcttgccacaacaccactcttgaccctcctttaagaaaacaaataaaaccatcataaaaccaacaaaaacaaaaacagcactacacagcaagaaacaaaagaaaccagcatgccaaaacataactaaataaaataaaaacaagcaaacaagcccaaacaaataaaacaaataaaacaactatacttaacataattttcaaaacacaactttaaaaacattctggtactacctacgggacatgtggttttacccagagccaaaccgctctgataccacctgtgacgcccccaaatccccacgcccgaacacggggaaattgagacgtccggatggtgacaacccgggtcaccatcccatcgacgggtgccgagtgtgtgcaaggcaatagatgtgtacagagaaacacgcagcagataacgaaagtcataactaagtaccagaatttttcttaacgtaatacaagctgtttaaaacgtacatagataaaatattacaaaacacaaatacagttttaacaaatataaaagatagcatcagcaacccggcggagccgcatcctcgggctcagcctcctcctcttcgtcctctaactctgcaccaaaagctacggaaccacgaatggtaccgcaggtaagtaaaacccaaacactaccagataaaaacacataaaactcaaacaagatgcatgaaccatgcccaatgcacaaagcccctaaaacaccagttttccacacacgccaaaaacccatttggcccaaaaacacatcctttccgaaaaacacgccaaaagtcacatttggccgccaaaagtccatttggcccaatatctcgccagaagtccatctggcccaatatctcgccagaagtccatctggcccacgccaaaagtcccatttggcctcataaaccattatccaattttaaccgtatgcaccatgacctcccctaggggtcatccgcacaccctgactccagtgtcacaccgtagagtaccaccacgcatgtgacacctaacgagcgatgcccagttccgcgccccgcgcgtgcgtagccaagcatcctctagccctcgccagcgaagggccacggagtcggtgagtagggcgatgcccggttccgctcccggcgcgttcgtagccaagcatcccctagccccgctcccgtcatcgctctcaacaactcaggggacatcactcagtttattccgctcccgagtgaccagaggagctccaccgagataataacccatcccggcttgggctcgtgatacacacgcacccgcaatacacttacgccaaaacacaggcttttcacataaattctcaaacacacgtgcatgcaccatgtaatgccataacaatgcataataaaataatccaacaatcataaatcaaataaacaggcaactccgtccttcatccatccgacccccgaaactcctcggactcagtccggaaacaacaaccaacaacaataaataattgaatgagcaatatatattaaaatctaaaaatagggtttgaaaaatacttacagcgctatatggcaattttagaaaacaagcggcgttgcaaacggcggaaaaacagcaacgtcacagtgaaaattcactgtggccgtgggtttgaaaaatccacttttgaacggggacaaactaggacacgagattgatagggtatggtctagggatggttgtgaagctattggaagtgatgaacggccgtgggtggcggcggaatcgccggaaaatggccgaaatacccaaatcggaaaacaagctcgtaggagctgctccggtggtcgttggaggccggaaatgggtgggttaggacggcaagggaccggtgttgaagtggtgaagaagtggtggccggaggtggagcgacggaggcggatcggagccaaaaccgtgcggctttgttgggctttttccggccaaatggcaggccggttgggggtgagcttgggtggggtggtgcaccggagggaggggaagagaatgggaccggtggggggtcaaacggtggccggacggcggcggtttgggctgttgaagggacgccggcgtgagggagagggaggagagagagagagagctcggggggggttcggacgcggggaagaaagaaaagaaaaaagaaaaagaagaaaaaaaagaaaagaaagggaaaagaagagaagggaaaaagaaaaaaggaaaaagagaaaaaggaaaaaaaaatgatgtgaaaagaaatgaggtccaatcctcactccgggaaaacgacacaaaccgccgaaaaagattaaaaccactaaacaactaaaagaattaaaacacaacctcaaataaattaaattaaattgaaaaactaattttaaaacgcaaataaattaaaataaataactgatatattaattaaaataaaaacaattatttcaacgaaaatacatttaaaaacgggtcatcacaatattAGCAGTATATCTAGACATGCGTGCATACGGTGGTGGTATAAAGTACTGTACGTACACATATATAaagaaatgatttgaaaaaaattctaaatagataaatttaatacaaaTTCTTGTAAAAAAGAAGATTCCactttaaaaaagtgtaaaactAAGTGCTATTCTTCATTACTATgatattacaactttttataaAGGGCTTGAATGTGACTTACTTATTTGAGaagaaaagatatttgtaattatgAATTGTGTAATTATTgtataatcgttttgaaaaaataaataaaataaaaaaattaattttttaataataaatcttactatttttcaaaataattatatgatatttattcacggttgtatataaaattactctaaaaataatataaagtaatCATTGTAAGGGACAACTTAATTTAGATGCATTTTCTTCCTCGGGCCAGTTTATAGGTGCAATATTGGCCGCACGCGCGGCAACGTCACACGACTTGAAACGAAAAAGCTTTTTCATTAATAAACAGATATCTCAAACTGATCTCAACATGTTTATGATTATGCtaggaaataaaaagaaaagaaaaaaagatacaagcaaagcaaagcaaaaagaaagtaagaaaataaaaaagaacgaAGCTTAAGATCTTcataatttgcatttattgTCACATGATCATCACCACTTGAggctaatttttctttttgttctcaTTTCTTGTTTTAATTTGAGACGGCATGCATAGGACTATCAAGCCTGTACTTGTACCTCTTAGCTACCACCAAGTAGCTAGAGAAGTTGATCAAGCTCAATATAGAAAGCAACCAGTAGAAGAGATTCAAATGGTTTCCGTTGATATTGTCCCCTGCCAACTGACCTCCACTTCTGGTAATATCCTTTGCTTCACTGTTTACTATATTAACCACTATGGTGCTGAGAAAATACCCAAGAGCCATGGAGCTCCATAGGAAGCAAGTTGAAATGGATTTCACGCCTTTTGGTGCTTctgaatagaaaaactcaagGAGCCCCACGTACGTGAACAGGTCTGCAATCCCAAATATGAAGAATTGAAACGATAGCGGCCAAAACGTACTAATGGGCAATGGCTCTTTCACTGGGATTGCATCGAGCATATTACTGTCTCTTGCTACGTCTTTTCTCTTTACTTCCATTATTCCAGCCACGGCCATGGAGATGGATGACAAAATTAGGCCAACTCCTATACGTTGCAGGTGGGTGATGCCGGTGGTTTTGAGTGCAAAGGGAACGAAAATCCTGTCGTAGGCAGGGATTATGACGATCATGAATACGACGGGGATGATGGGGAGTGAGGCTGGTGGGatgtttaaagatttggtgaaacTAGTGTCCATGGTGCGACCTTGCTGGATCGAGAACGTTTGGAGCTGAGCCAGGCAAAGGGTCATGATAATCGTGCAACAAAAAATTGGGATCATGCCTAGTATTACTTTGGCATTTTCCACTTGAGTCACTCTGCAGAGTTTCCATGGGTTTGGAGCTTCAGGTCTACTATCCTGCCCTGTAGATGTTGGTTGGACGGCTGCTTTGTCTAAAAACCTGCGTGGGATTTTAGCATGAAATGTTAAAGCAAAGAGGAACAAccgaacaaatatatatatatatatatatatataggagagcATGCAGCTTTCTATT
This genomic interval from Carya illinoinensis cultivar Pawnee chromosome 10, C.illinoinensisPawnee_v1, whole genome shotgun sequence contains the following:
- the LOC122278611 gene encoding oil body-associated protein 2C-like; translation: MASSEKSSSALATDGDPRPPGQPMTVEQHVLDKGAQILQSLKPVKKMSQHACTFASYSHDMTRQIETHHYITRLNQDFLQCAVYDTDHVHGRLIGIEYIISDRIFEDLPPDEQKLWHSHAYEIKSGLWVNPRVPGIIEKPELENLVKTYGKFWCTWQVDRGDKLPLGAPSLMMSPQPVNLGQVSPELLHARDRKYNISTEALRASRVEFPEPEWINPQADYWKQHGKGFAIDIKLTDMILRAPFP